The following are encoded in a window of Hemiscyllium ocellatum isolate sHemOce1 chromosome 35, sHemOce1.pat.X.cur, whole genome shotgun sequence genomic DNA:
- the LOC132832724 gene encoding tumor necrosis factor-like has product MKTEARFLELENGGLLPIRESGSNTSCFWRTLCALAVLGLLLLSTSLLLLQFGVLPTNQDSGLKLEVSHPSLTTAAQTSGLPRLLQQVGSDPRPRIAAHLTASPTSKGGTVIWQNESDSTFTEGLEFRDNRLIIKRPGQYFVYTQVVFHSMECQPQAVYLSHELTKLSPSYPEEAILLKATKSACHSHQRKEPWYKTSYQGAIFEFLEGDQIFSRVNKETTGYVDITEGKTFFGIFAV; this is encoded by the exons ATGAAGACTGAAGCCAGGTTCTTGGAGCTGGAGAATGGGGGGCTGCTGCCCATCAGGGAGTCCGGCTCCAACACAAGCTGTTTCTGGCGGACTCTGTGTGCACTCGCTGTCCTCGGCTTGTTGCTGCTTTCTACCTCTCTCCTCCTGCTTCAGTTTGGAGTGCTCCCTACAAACCAG GATTCAGGATTAAAGCTGGAAGTCTCCCATCCCTCACTGACAACAGCTGCTCAGACCAGCG GTTTGCCTCGACTCCTGCAGCAGGTGGGGAGTGACCCCCGGCCGAGAATCGCAGCTCACCTGACAG CTTCCCCAACCAGCAAAGGAGGGACCGTGATTTGGCAGAATGAGAGTGACTCCACCTTCACCGAGGGGCTGGAGTTCAGGGACAACCGTCTCATCATCAAGAGGCCTGGACAGTACTTTGTCTACACCCAGGTGGTCTTCCACAGCATGGAGTGTCAGCCCCAGGCCGTCTACCTAAGCCACGAACTCACCAAGCTGTCGCCAAGTTATCCCGAGGAAGCCATCCTACTGAAAGCCACCAAATCCGCCTGCCACTCTCACCAACGCAAGGAGCCCTGGTACAAAACCTCCTACCAGGGAGCCATCTTTGAGTTCCTGGAGGGAGATCAGATATTCTCCAGGGTTAACAAGGAGACAACGGGATATGTAGACATAACCGAAGGGAAGACTTTCTTTGGAATATTTGCTGTCTAA
- the LOC132832940 gene encoding tumor necrosis factor-like encodes MKTEARFLELENGGLLPIRESGSNTSCFWRTLCALAVLGLLLLSTSLLLLQFGVLPTNQDSGLKLEVSHPSLTTAAQTSGLPRLLQQVGSDPRPRIAAHLTASPTSKGGTVIWQNESDSTFTEGLEFRDNRLIIKRPGQYFVYTQVVFHSMECQPQAVYLSHELTKLSPSYPEEAILLKATKSACHSHQRKEPWYKTSYQGAIFEFLEGDQIFSRVNEETTGYVDTTEGKTFFGIFAV; translated from the exons ATGAAGACTGAAGCCAGGTTCTTGGAGCTGGAGAATGGGGGGCTGCTGCCCATCAGGGAGTCCGGCTCCAACACAAGCTGTTTCTGGCGGACTCTGTGTGCACTCGCTGTCCTCGGCTTGTTGCTGCTTTCTACCTCTCTCCTCCTGCTTCAGTTTGGAGTGCTCCCTACAAACCAG GATTCAGGGTTAAAGCTGGAAGTCTCCCATCCCTCACTGACAACAGCTGCTCAGACCAGCG GTTTGCCTCGACTCCTGCAGCAGGTGGGGAGTGACCCCCGGCCGAGAATCGCAGCTCACCTGACAG CTTCCCCAACCAGCAAAGGAGGGACCGTGATTTGGCAGAATGAGAGTGACTCCACCTTCACCGAGGGGCTGGAGTTCAGGGACAACCGTCTCATCATCAAGAGGCCTGGACAGTACTTTGTCTACACCCAGGTGGTCTTCCACAGCATGGAGTGTCAGCCCCAGGCCGTCTACCTGAGCCACGAACTCACCAAGCTGTCGCCAAGTTATCCCGAGGAAGCCATCCTACTGAAAGCCACCAAATCCGCCTGCCACTCTCACCAACGCAAGGAGCCCTGGTACAAAACCTCCTACCAGGGAGCCATCTTTGAGTTCCTGGAGGGAGATCAGATCTTCTCCAGGGTTAACGAGGAGACAACGGGATATGTAGACACAACCGAAGGGAAGACTTTCTTTGGAATATTTGCTGTCTAA
- the LOC132832745 gene encoding tumor necrosis factor-like, translated as MKTEARFLELENGGLLPIRESGSNTSCFWRTLCALAVLGLLLLSTSLLLLQFGVLPTNQDSGLKLEVSHPSLTTAAQTSGLPRLLQQVGSDPRPRIAAHLTASPTSKGGTVIWQNESDSTFTEGLEFRDNRLIIKRPGQYFVYTQVVFHSMECQPQAVYLSHELTKLSPSYPEEAILLKATKSACHSHQRKEPWYKTSYQGAIFEFLEGDQIFSRVNEETTGYVDTTEGKTFFGIFAV; from the exons ATGAAGACTGAAGCCAGGTTCTTGGAGCTGGAGAATGGGGGGCTGCTGCCCATCAGGGAGTCCGGCTCCAACACAAGCTGTTTCTGGCGGACTCTGTGTGCACTCGCTGTCCTCGGCTTGTTGCTGCTTTCTACCTCTCTCCTCCTGCTTCAGTTTGGAGTGCTCCCTACAAACCAG GATTCAGGATTAAAGCTGGAAGTCTCCCATCCCTCACTGACAACAGCTGCTCAGACCAGCG GTTTGCCTCGACTCCTGCAGCAGGTGGGGAGTGACCCCCGGCCGAGAATCGCAGCTCACCTGACAG CTTCCCCAACCAGCAAAGGAGGGACCGTGATTTGGCAGAATGAGAGTGACTCCACCTTCACCGAGGGGCTGGAGTTCAGGGACAACCGTCTCATCATCAAGAGGCCTGGACAGTACTTTGTCTACACCCAGGTGGTCTTCCACAGCATGGAGTGTCAGCCCCAGGCCGTCTACCTGAGCCACGAACTCACCAAGCTGTCGCCAAGTTATCCCGAGGAAGCCATCCTACTGAAAGCCACCAAATCCGCCTGCCACTCTCACCAACGCAAGGAGCCCTGGTACAAAACCTCCTACCAGGGAGCCATCTTTGAGTTCCTGGAGGGAGATCAGATCTTCTCCAGGGTTAACGAGGAGACAACGGGATATGTCGACACAACCGAAGGGAAGACTTTCTTTGGAATATTTGCTGTCTAA